The genomic window GTGGGCTTTTGAACAGTAACTTCGATCAAATTCTTGTTCTTTGGAATCCGTTGAACAATGCGCGCAGTAATGTAATTGATTTGTATGTTTATTCGGCTGCTATGCGCGGTATGAGATATTCCTATGCTTCGGCAATAGGTTTGTTTAAATCTGTGATTGCATTTGTGCTGTTGTTTTTTGCTAACAAGGTTACAAACAAACTAAACGATACTTCGTTGTTCTAATAAGAGGTGATGAAAATGAGTAACAGAAAACTTAATAGTGCAAGTACAATGGATCATATTATTTACATCGTCATGGCTTTGATTTGTTTTGTCGCTCTGTATCCGGTCTGGTATACAGTCGTCATTTCTTTTAATGATTCATCAGACGCTATGCGAGGTGGAGTTTATTGGTTTCCAAGAAAATTCAGCCTTGAAAGCTATAGAGCTGTCTTTCAGGATAAGACGATTGTGCAGGCTTTTATGGTCACGGTTTTGAGAACGTTAATAGGTACGGTTACAAGTGTATTTTTTACAGCGATGGTTGCTTATGCTTTTTCTAAAAAACATATAATGTTTAACAAGTTTTATACAATTCTTGGAACAATCACTATGTTTTTTGGTGGAGGTCTTATTCCATACTTTATCACAATCAAAAACCTTGGATTGTACGACAGTTTTCTTGTTTACATAATTCCAGGTCTTTTCAACTTTTATAATATGATTATTTTCATGTCATTTTTTAAAGCAATGCCGGCGAGTCTTGAAGAATCTGCAAAGCTTGATGGGGCAAACGATATGTTGATTTTTGTGCGAATAATCATTCCGTTGTCTATGCCTGTTGTCGCGACAATAGCTTTGTTTAACGGCGTTGGTCACTGGAACGATTATTTTACAGGAGTCATGTATATAAACAAAGCGGCGCTTCAGCCAATTCAGACTTATTTGTACCGAATTGTGGCAAGCGCTTCCGCTTCAAAAGCTGTAGTTGCAATGCCTGCAGGAGTTTCGGCGCAGCAAGTCAGTTCTCAGTCTGTTCGCCTTGCGACTATGGTTGTTACAACATTCCCAATCATGTGTGTTTATCCGTTCCTTCAGAAGTATTTTGTGAAAGGAATGTTGATTGGTTCAATTAAGGGATAATATTTATTATTTGGAGGATATATAAATATGAAAAAAATTAAAATTTTAGTTTTAGGATTTGCTGTTGCCACGACATTTGCTTTGATTGGTTGCAGCAAGAAAAATTCTATGGGCGCAAAATCTGGTTCGGGAGAAACTCCAGGTTGGAAAACTAACGTAAGTAGCCCGGTAAAGTTTGACTGGTATATCAACTTCAGCTGGTTTGCACGCCATTGGGGAGACTCAAAGGTTTCAAAATACATCACGGAAAAAACAGGTGTAGATATAAACTTTATAGTTCCGGCAGGAAACGAAGCAGAAAAGTTGAACGCGATGATAGCAGGAGACGCGTTGCCTGACCTCATCACACTAGGCTGGTGGGAAGGGCAGGTTCCAATGATGATAGACGCAGGTCTTGTAGAGCCGTTGGACGAGTTGGCAAAAAAATATGACCCATACTTTTTCAAAGTGGCAAATCCGGACAAAATCGGCTGGTACACACAGGCAGACGGACACATCTACGGATATCCAAACGCATCATATACGCCGACAGATTATAAAAAATATGCAGGAAAACTTACTTCAAATGAGACGTTCTTGGTAAGAAAAGACATTTACGAAGCATTAGGCAAACCGGACATGACAACTCCAGAAGGATTTATAAGCGCCTTGGAGATGGCAAAACAGAAGTTCCCAACAGTGAACGGACAGCCGCTTATTCCATTCACAACAAACGAGTTTGGAGATGTTGGAAATACACAGCTACAGGGATACCTCGCGCACTTTTTGGCAATTCCGTCAGAAAAAGATGGCAAATTCGTAAACGCTGACCTAGGCCTTACAGACAACCCTGAGTATATCCGCTGGATGAAGACATTTAGAAAAGCTCATGAAAAAGGTTTGATTCAGACAGACATGTTTGTAGACAAGCGCTCACAGATAGAAGAGAAAGCGGCACAGGGAAGATATTTCTGTATGCTGTATCAGAACTGGGATATGCAGGCAGCGCAGAACGCATTGTACGCAAGAGATCCAAACTCAATATACATAGCGGTAAACGGACCAAAGAACTCAAAAGGCGACGACCCGGTTTTGGCAGGAGGCGGAATAGCAGGCTGGACAGTTACATTGATTTCTAAAAACTGTAAAGACAAGGCTAGAGCAATACAGTTTTTGTCATACCTTATAAGCGAAGAAGGACAGATGGATACAAACTTTGGAATTTTGAACGAAACATACACAATGAAAAATGGAGTTCCACAGTTGACCCCGGAAGTAAAAGAGTTAGACCAGAAAGACAAAAACAAACAAGAGTCAGAAATAGGAGTACAGTACACATACTGGATGTTGATGGATACAGCATGGCAGGCACAGTGGGGAGTTGAATATGCGCCATCAGTAGGACAGCCACAGTTGTGGACAAGACCTTATGTAGCGTCTTATGCAGCTTATGATGGACTTACCTTGCCTGTTGGATCAGAAGAGCAGTTGATTTACGAAGATATACAGAGAAAGTGGGGAAAAGTGCTTCCACAGATGCTCAGGGCAAAGTCAGACGCAGAGTTTGACAAGATTGTAAAAGAATTCAATCAGTATAAGAAAAACAAGGGCGTAGATAATATTATTGAGGCTCAGACTAAGCTTATGAATGCAAACAAGATCAAGCTTGGAATGTAATTAGAAATTTGAAATGTGCTTCGGGGAAAAAGGTGAATATTTTATTCCTCGAAGTTTTTACAGTTGAAAAACAAAAATAGGAAGGAAAATGAAAACAACTTTTATTGCTACAGGCATATCATGCCTTATGATGGGGCTTTTTTCATCATGTCTTACTGTAAAAGCAAAAAAAATTATTGAACCTCCATACCTTCCACCGAAGGAAGCTTTTGCAGATGCAGGTGAACAAGAAAAACTTTTTAAAGTTTATTATTCGAGCAATAGTTCTCCAGTAATCGATGGGGACTTTAGCGAATGGGAAGGATTAGATGGAGTTAAGGCTCGACGCATGGTTTATGGCGGAATGTTTAATCCGGAAAATACAGACGGTACTTTCAAGGTAAGAGCAGATGACTCTTTCTTATATATCTTTGCGGATATTATTGACGATCAGCCGCAGACAAATCATTTCCCAGCACCTCAAGCTTGGCGTGATGATTCGATTGAGTTCTTTTTTGGTACAGACACAGGGTATCACACTTTCTATAAACCAACCGATCACCGTGTGAGAATAGTACCGCAGAGCAAAACAAACAAATTCGCATACGATGTGGGAATAAATGATGTTTCAATGAGTGGAAGCATCAAAGCAGCAATTGTTTATTCAGAGCATGGATACAAAATTGAAGCCGCACTTCCTTTCTCTTTGTTGAGCATAAAAAAACTCAAACCAAAGCAGAAAGTTCGTGGAGATTTCCAAATAAATGATGGTGATGGTGGAAAAGAACGTTCTCGTCTTGTTCACTGGAATAGCCCAAAAGATAATACTTACCTTGATGCAAGC from Treponema sp. Marseille-Q3903 includes these protein-coding regions:
- a CDS encoding extracellular solute-binding protein, which translates into the protein MKKIKILVLGFAVATTFALIGCSKKNSMGAKSGSGETPGWKTNVSSPVKFDWYINFSWFARHWGDSKVSKYITEKTGVDINFIVPAGNEAEKLNAMIAGDALPDLITLGWWEGQVPMMIDAGLVEPLDELAKKYDPYFFKVANPDKIGWYTQADGHIYGYPNASYTPTDYKKYAGKLTSNETFLVRKDIYEALGKPDMTTPEGFISALEMAKQKFPTVNGQPLIPFTTNEFGDVGNTQLQGYLAHFLAIPSEKDGKFVNADLGLTDNPEYIRWMKTFRKAHEKGLIQTDMFVDKRSQIEEKAAQGRYFCMLYQNWDMQAAQNALYARDPNSIYIAVNGPKNSKGDDPVLAGGGIAGWTVTLISKNCKDKARAIQFLSYLISEEGQMDTNFGILNETYTMKNGVPQLTPEVKELDQKDKNKQESEIGVQYTYWMLMDTAWQAQWGVEYAPSVGQPQLWTRPYVASYAAYDGLTLPVGSEEQLIYEDIQRKWGKVLPQMLRAKSDAEFDKIVKEFNQYKKNKGVDNIIEAQTKLMNANKIKLGM
- a CDS encoding sugar-binding protein; amino-acid sequence: MKTTFIATGISCLMMGLFSSCLTVKAKKIIEPPYLPPKEAFADAGEQEKLFKVYYSSNSSPVIDGDFSEWEGLDGVKARRMVYGGMFNPENTDGTFKVRADDSFLYIFADIIDDQPQTNHFPAPQAWRDDSIEFFFGTDTGYHTFYKPTDHRVRIVPQSKTNKFAYDVGINDVSMSGSIKAAIVYSEHGYKIEAALPFSLLSIKKLKPKQKVRGDFQINDGDGGKERSRLVHWNSPKDNTYLDASAWGNGIVVDLEDANKK
- a CDS encoding carbohydrate ABC transporter permease → MSNRKLNSASTMDHIIYIVMALICFVALYPVWYTVVISFNDSSDAMRGGVYWFPRKFSLESYRAVFQDKTIVQAFMVTVLRTLIGTVTSVFFTAMVAYAFSKKHIMFNKFYTILGTITMFFGGGLIPYFITIKNLGLYDSFLVYIIPGLFNFYNMIIFMSFFKAMPASLEESAKLDGANDMLIFVRIIIPLSMPVVATIALFNGVGHWNDYFTGVMYINKAALQPIQTYLYRIVASASASKAVVAMPAGVSAQQVSSQSVRLATMVVTTFPIMCVYPFLQKYFVKGMLIGSIKG